The nucleotide sequence ACTCCGATCGAATCGATCTTGAAAGTCTTCCCGGCGCAGTCCTGGATACCGAGCTGCCTTCAAATCCAGGCGTAGCCGCGACGGTTGCGTCCCTCTCCCCGCAACCCGTCGGGGCCGGATCGGCTTTACCTTCCGAGCCGGTCCGGTCCGGTCCTTCTTCTCTGCGCGAGCTCACGCGCGAGGCGCTGGTGAGCGCGCTCTGCCACGCGCGCGGCAATCGGCTGCGCGCGGCGCGGATTCTCGGCGTCTCGCGCACCACGCTCTATCGGATGCTGATGCGCTACGGCATGGAGAGTTTCGGCCGCGAGGACGAGGGCGGCGGCTTCGCGATGCGCCCCGCCGGCCTCAGGCTGGTGAAGGCGTGAAGGCTCGCGCCCGGCAGAGCGTCGAAATGGACGGCGAAGAATTGGATGCCGAAGCGAACAGGCCCACGGCCGCAACGATGAGCCCTGACCGGCCGCATCGCCACGGCGGCCGCGGCACTCCGCTTGCGCTATGGGTCAGGATTTTCGTCGCGAGCGTGATGCTCACGACCGGAGCGGGCGCCCTCGTCACGCATGATCTCCTCGCGCGTTGGGATCTGCAGGCTCGCCTCCAGGTGGACGCTACGCGGATGGCTATCGCGGCGGCCGTTTTCCTCCCCGATGCGCCCGCACGCGCCGTCCATGCGGCGGCCCGCTCGGCCGAGGTTCATGGGTTGAACCGCGGGGAAGTCGTTCGCGCCGAGGCGGCGCCGGACCGGATGTCGTTCAGCGTGACGCTCAGGCGCTCGGCGCCGGTCCTGCTTTTCCGGCTGCTTGGTTCACAAGGCGCGCTGGTGACCGTGCACGCCATCGCGAGAATTCATCCATACGCCTCCCCACGCCGGCCCGGCGGCCAGATTGCTCTTTCGATGCATCGAGCCGGAAGAAAAGTCTAAACGCTCTCTCCCCCCGGTCCCGCGGCGGCGAGGTCCTGACTTCTGGTTGTTAGGGCCCGTCGCCGCGGGTCGAATTTTTCTCTCTTTACTCGGCAACAATCTCGAGGCTTCGTACGGCCAGGACGTGGGCCTGACCGTCGAGCGTCCGCATCCCGGCGCGGTCGGCGCTCTCAAGCCCTCGAGCTGAATCCGTCAGGGTTGGCGGTCAAGACGGCCCCGCTTCAAGACGGCGCCGCTTAAGGTTCGCCGCTTCCTGCGGGCGCCCTGTCTTCGGAAGGAGCGGTCCCGGGCATGGGCACGTCGGCGCCGGGGGGAATCACGGTCGGCTGGTATATCTGCGAAGGTATCACCTCGGCGGGCGGGAGCGCCTGTCCCTGCGCTCCGGCTCCCATCACCGCCGGACTGCGGACCTCCCTCACGGAGATCGGCAGCGCCTCGCCGTTCGAGGTGGGCAAGTATGCCGTAGCAGGCGCCGGGCTCTGAACGATCGCCTCGCCGATTTCCTGGCGTTCGAAAAACCGCCACACGTTGTACGGGCCGGGCGGGCTCACCTGGCCGAGGTTGACCGGGCTTGAGCCGACGCTGACGCCGCGCACGATCGCCGCGCCGTGCATCCCGCGCAGGTCGTAATCCCCCTCGGGCAGCATGGTCGAAAATGCGCCGTTCGCTTCGGTCTTCATCATGTACAGATTGCCGCCTACGCGGCCCTGGAAATGGAGCTCATGACCGCCGAGCGGTTGACCCGCTTGGGGCGGAGCGAGCACTCCGGTCACCCCGGTTGACATCTGCAGCGTCGCGATCTTCGGCGAAGCCATTGCGGGCACGCTGCGATGGGCAATTTCGGACGGCTCGGTGGAATGCGCCGCCCCACGAGCGGCGCCGGCGCCGAGCGTCACCAATGCAAACGCGGCCGCGGCGGGTAACGCCGCGATCCAGTTCGCTCTTCGCATTATCAGATCGATCGTCATCGGCCGTTCCTTGCCTGTGCGTAACCTCAAACGCCCAGCGAGAAAAAAGGTTTACCCGCTTGGTATTTTGATCGAGCATAGGTCGACGGCCACACGGAAGCAAAGCGCCTGGCACCAAAAGTGCGTCGTCTGGGGGGGGCGGCATGATGAACAAGATCACACTCTATCATAACCCGGGCTGAGGAAATTCTCGCGGCGCGCTGGAGTTGCTCCGCGCGCGGGGTGTCGAGTTCGACATCGTCGAGTACCTCAAGACTCCGCTCCATCGCACCGCGCTCGAGCATATCGTCGCGATACTCGATACGTCGGCCGCCGAACTGGTGCGCAAGGATCGCCGCTTCGAGGAGCTGGGATTGAAGGCCGCCGACTACGTTTCGGCCGAGGCCGTGGTCGCGCTGCTGCTCAAGCATCCGGAACTCATGCAGCGTCCGATAGTGGTCAAGGGGGGCAAGGCGGTAATCGCCCGTCCGCCCGAGCGTCTGCTGCCGCTGATCGGGGTGGTAAATTAGCTCGCGGAACCCCTCGGAAACGACGAGTTTTGCGAAGCAGGAATTAAGTCAGCGCCGCCCGGCGGCGGATGCGGCCCCGTGGCGCGCCTGCGCCGCCGGGGCGGCCTTGGTCACGCGGCCGCTGCGCACACATCGCGTGCAGACCAGGATCCGTTTGACGCCGCCGCCGTCGGCCGCGCGCACTTCTTGCAAATTCGGCAGCCATCGGCGCTTGGTCTTGTTGTTGGCGTGGCTTACGTTGTTGCCCACGGAAGGGCGTTTGCCGCAAATTTCACAGGTTCGCATCTGATTGTTCCGCTTCGATGGCTTTTGTCAGAATTGCTAGATTCGGAATC is from Candidatus Binataceae bacterium and encodes:
- the rpmB gene encoding 50S ribosomal protein L28 — protein: MRTCEICGKRPSVGNNVSHANNKTKRRWLPNLQEVRAADGGGVKRILVCTRCVRSGRVTKAAPAAQARHGAASAAGRR
- a CDS encoding ArsC/Spx/MgsR family protein, whose product is MLRARGVEFDIVEYLKTPLHRTALEHIVAILDTSAAELVRKDRRFEELGLKAADYVSAEAVVALLLKHPELMQRPIVVKGGKAVIARPPERLLPLIGVVN